The nucleotide window AGCTCAATATCCTCGCGATTAAAATTCCCACTAGCGGATTGTCGGAAGATCGACACCGATTTCCCTTGCTGGTTGGCGGTGAGAATGTCCAGCAATCCGTTCTGGTCGACATCCAACAGATCCACCGCGACCGGGTAGAGATCGGTCAAGAGGTCTGGCTGGCGTGCAAAGACTTCGTCGGTAACTTGATAGTGCAGCTTGACTCGATTCAGGCCACTGATGATCGACACCAGGTCGGCTTTGCCATCGCCATTCAAATCACCGGAGACGACATCCGACACGCCCCGAGGCTGGCTGATGAACGCTACGCCTTGCGTCCCTTCAGCAGTTCCAGCGAGGTCGTCGCGGCCATCTCCATTGAAGTCCCCGATAACGGAACCATTGAGATTTGCGACCGCTGTGAAACCATGCAGCTCCGAAAAAGTTCCATCGCCACGGCCGAACAAAATACTTTGGTAAGGTCTGGAGCTTTGAGAGAGGAACCCCCAACCCCACATGGCCACCAGGTCCGTGACCCCATCCCCATTGAAATCGCCACGATCGAGTTGAAAGGTATGGGTGTAGTAGTTGGTCGTGTCGCGGAACGTGAAGTCCCCGTTTCCGAACATTACCGTGGTTTGTACATGGTTGCCGCTGTAAGCGATGTCGTTGATGCCGTCACCATCGAAGTCATCAATGACGTAGGAGTAAATCGAGCGATCGTGCGGAATGAAAGCTGGGTTCTCAATGACCGTCTTTCGAAAGAGCGTCGAAGCATCGGTGGCTGGTCCACCAGTTTGTTCCAAGATGACCCAGCGGGCTGGAATACCGCTACTGGGTATGGACCGACTGAAGAAGAAAATTTCTTGCTTGCCGTTCCCGTTGAGATCTCCTATGCCTACCGATTCGTCGAAGTAAAAGCCATGGGCACGAGGCCAATTGGTGATGGTATCATTGCTGTCGGGCAGGATGTTGTAGCGACGATTCACCGGGTCATAGAGCAACACTGCCAAACGAGTGGTGTGGTTCGTATCTATGTTGCCGGTCTGCAAACGATAAACTAGGTCCGGATACCCATCGCCGTTGAAGTCGTCCACTTGAAGGACTCTATTGCTGACCCCTGATTGTCCCCCAGGTGCGACCACGCTGGGCAATGCCTGAAAAGCGCCGTTACCAAGTCCAAACGCTTGTCGAAACTGGGTTCCATCGATCCACGCGAGATCCAGATTACCGTCCAAGTCGATATCCAGGACGGTTAGCGAGTGGGCGCTATTCACACCCCCGAAAACAGTGGAGTACGCCTCGAAAGTACCATCCCCAAGGCCAGACGCGAAATAGAATCCACCGCCAAATCCGATCCCTCCGTAGGTGACGATGTCCAAGACCCCGTCGTTATTAAAATCCCCTGTGACCGATTCTCGCATTCCGAACGTGGTGGGGGAGAAACTCTGATCGAAGTCAAAATTGCGAAGGCTTTGTGGGGCCCGGAGAGTGCCAGGGCGATCACCAAGCAACAAACCCACACTACCTGCTTGCTCTCCCACAAGTGCATTTCCCAACAGGATATCCATCACGCCGTCTCGGTTAAAATCAGCAGCTGCGGCGAAAATTGTCGATTGGGAATTTCTGAAGGTACCGGTACCAATATCGGAATCGAACGCGGTGCTGTACTGCGTTAGTGCAAAGGTCCCATCGCCACGTCCCAGTCCAATCAACAGCGAATTCTCGTTATTTGTGTTCCCGAACACGAAATCCAGATGTGCATCCCCGTTCAGTTCTAGTCCGCGGCCAGTCTGATTTCCAAGGCCGTACCATTCAACCGTGTAGGGCAACAGCGTTACAGAGCCACTGGAAGTGCCGTCTCCAAATCGGCCATCCCCCTGTCCTCGCATCAGAGTCGCGCCAAATGGACCTGATATCAGAGCATCCACTTTGCCATCACTGTCAAAGTCATCAAAGTAGCCGCTGGTCGCATTGAAAAAAACGCCACTCGGATTGCCAGAAGAGTGAAAAGACTTGGTTGCCGAGTCGATGCGAGTCCCAAAACTGCCCGTGCCGTCATTCAAGTATGATTCGATACGAAGGTTGTTGTAGTTTAGCCGTACAATGTCCGGCCCATTCGCACCATCCAGGTCCGCAATATACCCCTGCCCGCCGTTGTTCGTGTCCTCCGTGATGACAAACGACTCAGAGAAACGACCTGTGCCATCGCCACGATAGATGCTGATCGCTTGGCGGCCACTAATCTGTACCTGTACATTTTCGAACAGTACCAGATCCAAGTTGTCATCTCGATCTATATCGGCCATCTGCGCGAGCGCAACATAGTTCCCCTCAACGGTACTGGTCGTGGGGTTGGTATCAAACGAACCTGAACCGGTGTTGGCATACACGAGAATGCGATTGGTGGCGATGGTCGTAACGACAATATCCTTCAGCCCATCGGAAGTCACATCTGCAAAGTGAATTGATGCTCCTCGTCCAATCCGTCCAGCCACCGCTGGCAATTCCACTTGCCAGCCGTCGCGGAACGAACCATCACCATTTCCAAAACGAACAACGACGAATCCACGATCGTTGGGATCGTTCCAATTGCCATTGCCGCGAAGATTAACAAGAGCCAGAACGTCTGGAAGACCATCGCCGTTAATGTCCTCCGCCAGAACCTGCTGCACATCCCGTTCGTGTTGACCGGTAGTGTTGGGGACAAGCCCAAGATCAATGGCGGTGGGGCCTTCGAAAATGCTTCTTAACTCGGCAGGAGGGAGTTCACCCAAACTGATTGGTTGATTTGCCCCCAAGAGGATCGGACTACTGGGAAGCAAGCCCAATTGATTCTCGATACGGTTGGCGGTGACAATCGTCTTGAGGCCCGATGAACCGCTCAGCAATGTTGCCGCCGCGGGGCCTTGTCCGGTCGCGTAGGTGTGTACTTCGAAGGGACTCGAAATGAAGGTGTCGATCTCCGGCTCGCTCGTAAAGATCGGCGGCCGATTGGGGAGTTGCTCTACTACGCGCAAATCGAATCTTTGTTCGACGTACAATCCATACTGGTCGGTGGCCCGCATGACAATTTGATGCGCACCAGTATCCGCTATCTCGGTTTGCCACTGGACCTGACCTGACTGCGGATCGATGGTCATCTGATCGGGACCGGCGATCAATGAGTAACTTAACGGTGAATCGATGGTGGAAGTGGCTTGGGCGTGGTATCGGTAATTTCGTCCTGCTTCAATGCTGGTCACTGGCTGGGAGCTGAAGCCGACCGGACCGGTATGGAGCCTTCCGTAGACACTCAGCCGATACTCGAATCGCTGGCCCGAATCGTTGCGAAAGCGAATCTCTGGGCCAGCGAGCGACTGGCCACTGGCCAGTACCGGGCCGTCCAGCCTGCCTGTTAAATCAATAAACGGACGGCCATCCGGCAAGAAGCCATCGGGCCGTACCATAAACACGTTCGGGTCGCTGAAGTTCTCGAAAACGGCGATGATCGGTCCCAGTACCGCTGTGTTACCCCGGTTAGTCAACTGGGCCTGGGAGACCAACTGCAGGCGGTCGGTACTCAGACTCGTGCGACCGTAGTCGACTTCAAACATCCCTGTCAGATCGCTCAGTTGCCGAAAATCAAAGGCGCTGACCGGTGTTTGTCGAGATTCAGACAATCCTTCACCACTGCCCGGTGGCAGCGAGGTTGGAAGCTCCACGAACTCGTAGCCGCGAATAATGACACTGGTGCTGTCGTCGCTATCGTTATTGACCAGCCGCGCCAGCACGCGGATCTCGGTCCCTACTGGGAATTCCGATAGATCAAAGATGACTTTTGAGTCTTGTCCGGCGGCAGCAATATCCATCCATACGCCACTGGCAGCTACAGGCTGATAACCTTCGGTCCAGTTGAATGCTGCTGAGCGGCTGGAGCTGAGCCGATTGGAGACTGGATTGCCGTTGGCCTGAACAATTTGAATCTCGAAGGCGTCGCGAATCTGCTGCCGTGCCTGTGTGTCGAACTCAGGTGCCTGAAACTTCACCTCCAGAGCTGGACGATTGGCAGGGACATTTAGAATTCTGTCCAGCTCCGTCACAAAGCCCGAACCCTCGAGCAATTGCGGCGAGCACGCAGCGCCGGCGAAGGAGCCGCCATCGGTGAAGAAGCCGCCGACGACACCGGAGCCTGCAAAGTTGAGGTGATTGACAACGCGCAGAGCGTCATTGGCGGAGACTCGGCCGTCGCAGTTGGTGTCCACATACGGACCACTGCTGGGGGCCTCCACTTGGCGTGGCAGGTCACGCGGCAGACTGGGATTATTCAGCCAGTTGACAATTCGCAGAGCATCCTGCGCGCTGACACGTGCCGGTTGGTCGCCAGTAACATCCAGAGGAAACACCGGATTGTGCCACATCGCAGCCGCCAACAGATCGCGGCGCTCAAGCTGTTCTAACTGGTGTACTCGCCGACGATATCTGCGTTCACTGTGCGCACTGATGAGCCGCTTCCAGCGGTTCAGCCGATCAGACATGATGCACGCTCCACGTTCACTGGTTGAGGGTGAATTCTGGCTGGGTTCCTACTAGAATAGCGAGATACATCTGCCCAGTCAGGCTAGAAATTTCGCCGTATTCGATGCCTCGCAGTATAGTTGGATTTCAGGGCAAAGCAAACAGTACTGTGGGGTGGCGCGCGTGGGATCTGTGTGTCAATGTGCCGCGCAAAAACGATATGCGAAATTTCTAGAATACCGACTATATGATTCTGCTGTGGGCGTTCTGAAATACAGTCGCAATGCTCGCTGAGATTTAAGACGTTTTTTTGTCTGTCGGCTTCGCGCATTTGCGAGAGTTAGGATTTGAATGACACTATCGCTTGGTCAGTCACGATGTATGCACGTTGAAGGATGTTGGCGATCAAGAGAAACACTTGCGGGACTGGACTAGACGATTTCGCATTCCACTTGTGGTTCATGCACACCGTCGGCCGTGTACTCGATGCCTTCATCAATGTCACGCAGCGTAGTACCACATCGCCTGCAAAGCATCCACTGTCTACTGAACGGATGTTTAGGCTATACTGATAAGGCGAGTTGCCGCACTGTAGCTACCCTCACCAGACGGTGGATAGCGAGCAAGGCCACCGTCTAGGCGACGAAGGCTCCAGTATGTTTTCAAATGGTACTCGCCAAGCCACTACTCCATATCAAGTCTCGATTGAGTGAGATTTTTTGGGTCAATCATGAATCGCCTGACTTCTCAGCAACAAGCCGTATACGACTATATTCGTCAGAATATGGTCCAGCGCGGTTACGTGCCTACGGTGCGAGAAATCGGGCAGCATTTAGGAATTCGCTCGCCCAATGGAATAATGTGCCACCTCAAAGCGCTTGAGAAGAAAGGCATGATTCGTCGAACTGCCAACCGCAGCCGGGCAATCGAGCTGGCCGAGCCGCTTCCAGGAAACCAGTTGAGCTGGCAGATTCAAGGGCGCGTCGCGGCTGGAAAGGTACTCATGTTATCTGATTCATTTCAAACATTCGAACCATTATCTGCGCTGAGTGGTGGTCAATTGCCGTTCCTGCTGCAAATCACAGACGACAGTTATGCTCAGCAACGCATCGCTGCGGGCGACATGCTGGTAGTGCATCGCAGCGACGCGGCGCAGGAACGAACCCCGCAGGCGGGGCAATGGTTGGTCATGCAGTCGCCAGGCACTGGCGAGTGTTTGTTGGCCACGATCGAAAGCAGCGTTGCTCACAGAACCGTGCGGCCATTGTCAGAATCGCCGTACACCACTGACATCAGTCATTACCAGACGGTGGGTGTCGTTGTCGGGGTGATTCGCTTGTTGGGCGTGCCTTCATAGACAGCTCGCATGCAAGCACAGTCCCAGGCCCAACCGAGTTCAGCGAGCAACCATCCGCGGGTTCAGCCAATAGACTTGATCACCCCACTGGCTAAATTGCCCCTTCTCTACAACCAGGACGACCAATTGCGCGAGTGAGATATCCACATCCAAGTAAGCCTGGTTTGTGTTGTCGTTATTCGAAGCGCCCTCCAACTGTAATCTGTTGGCTGTGCGGCCGGTCAAGGTGGTTGCGCCGGCCTCGGATAGCTTACCATCGCGTGCGATCAAGACACGGCAAATCGCATCACCATGACGATTGCCAATGCTAAACGGTTCTGCCAGCCGCACCTCTGCCAAAAATTGGCCCGGCGATCCGTCCCAACGATAGGATACTTGCGATGAACTGTGCATCGCCAGACCATCATGAATTATTCCAGACTCTCGCCGTCGTCCAATAACAATTGGCAGACCGGCAACCGTTCGATGAACACCCAATTCATAATGCAGCTCCCAGTCCGGCAAAAAACGATACGAAACTGGTTTGGCTTGACTTAGCAAGGTTACCTGTGGAACGGCATCTCTAGCCGCATAGGTCAGACCGTGACTGAAGAAATGGGGCTCATCGATAATCCATTGCTTGGCCAACAGCGCGTAGTGCAGTTCTAGTTTTCCAGCCTTGCGTGTCAATTGTACGTTCTTGAGCAACGAACCATCGTCCAGGCCGATTTGCAATCCAGAAGCCTTTTCGCTCAGTTGCCCGGCGAGCACCGGACTGAGTGCGACTGCCTGTACCTCTTCCCAGTCAATGGAGACGGTTTGAACTGAGTCGTGCATCGACAATCGCGGTGCTGCGTCGCCAGTGGCTGCTTCCGGCCAGCGAATGACTCCAGTTAAGCGATTGCCATTCCGCAACCAGACGGCATCCTGCTCGCCTTGGAGATCGACCAGTCGTTGCTGCCACTGCAACCACTCGGCCATCGAAGCTGGCGGAGCAACAACCACAGCGCGCACCTTGGACATTGGCACCTCGATAGCGCCCAGCCATGGTTGATCGACGCGAAGCCATTGAGAGCTAACCAGACCCACGGAGCCTACTAGCCAGCTACCGTCCGTCATCCACACAGCGGACTGATCGACAGCGCCCGACCAACGGCCCCAACGCACAAGTGCTGATGTGCGAATCTGACTGCCCAGGGCATCTTGAAACAACCACTGGCCTTCGCCGTGATCGACCAGGGTTACATCGGCTATGATCTGATTTGCCAAATGCAAAGTATCGCGTCGGGCTGAGTTGTTTTGTGCATAGAGCGGGGTCAATAATTGCAGACCGCAACAGGCAATCGCCCCTGCTAATAACGAATAAACGGCTATTGACGTACGCACACTAGAAATCCTTACGCACCTCAGGCTCGGGTTCAGGTGCTGCGTCCGATTCGGCCAAGTTTTCCAGTATCGACGGCAGCCTATCAAAGCTACTTTTTTCTAATCGCCTTGTGTCAAGCGGTCGCAGGGCCCCCGGATTCTTTGCCGCCTCGGCCTTGGTGTAGACATCGACCTGCCCGTGATCGGGCCGGTCATGGCCAACTGATAATACAAATAGACCCACACTTCGCGGGGTGTAGTTGACATCTTCGATGGGGTTGGGACTGGTGCCCGTACGGTCGATGGCGATCGACTGCAGGTGTTCTTCATAGACGCTTACGTCGTAAATTGCGGATGCAGGAAGCGAAGTCATCAGCTCACGAGTGACCCATGATCCATCGGCACGCAATACTTCGAAGGTTTCAACCAATTGCGCGCCACTGTCGCGGTGCAATGTAACCGTGACTGAATCTTGCGGTTGAATCCGGACCGTTTCCAGCGGTGATCTGTCGCGCTGCGGTGTCAGCATCACGACAAGCGCGTTGCGCTGGGAATTGAACAACCGAATTTCCGCGGGCGGTAGCGGTGGGTTAGGCCGGAGTTGGCGGCTCTTACTACGCCAAAACGGCTGTAAGAGACTCACCTGCTGCGGAGCGGGTTTTAGCAATACCCACAGTTGTCCAGACAAGTTGGTCAGCGGGCTGAGACCTAAATTGCCGCCACCCAAATGCGTCAAATAGCTGTCGCCATAAAAACAGTTTCCCAGATAGTAGCCGTCGTTGGTTTGATTGCTGGCAGCGATGCGCCATATTTGACGGGCATCTGGAGCGAGTGTGGACAATCGCAATACGCCGTCATTAAATGCCGACACGGCCCAGACCTGTCCATCGCTGTAAAGCTGAAAGCGCACCATGCCGGGTCCGGCCGGGGCGATCCACCAGAGCGCTTGAGGATTAGCCGTGGTCAGGCAGCCCAAGCGCGTGCCGCGTTGGGTCAAACCCCACATGCGGTTGTGATCATCGTAGCACGCCAAATATCCGGCGTGAGCTTGAGGAAGTCTGGCCAGCGGCAGATTGAGGACGTGAGACAAATAGTCGCTGGCCCCGTAGGCACGCCAGTCAGGCTGAGGTTCGTCCTGCGTTGCCTGTTTGTCCTTAAATGCTCGCGTGTCACTATCTTCCGAAAGCGCTGTCTCTGCATCAGGCAAGCCGGATGGCCGTGGCGCTTGCGGCAAAGTGCTGGAACCTTTTGGGGCCACAGATTGCAACGGCTGAATCTGCATGCGACTGGGTGTGAATTGCAATTGGCCTGCTTGCAATCGACCAATTTGCAGATGGCCGCTGTGGTTGGATGGCCAACGCAGCACGCGGCCAGTTTCGCGATGGCGATATCCCAACCACAGTTGATCAGCCGAGTCCAGGTCATGAACTCGAATGTACGTGGTCACTTGCCCATGAGCATCCACCACATCCAGTTTGGCTTGGTTCCAACTGGCCTTAGATGAAAACGGCAGATCCGGAGCGGACAATAAGAACTGCTGGGCCTGAACAGGGCACGCCACCAAGCAGCAGGAGATCAGAATCAACCAGGCCGTCGGATGAAACGTCATGCAGGCATCTTCCTGGTGGCTAGTTTGTGTTGGCGAATTTCCATTGGCCAGTTAACACGCGACGATTAACGCTGGAAAATGGGCAGGACGGTGCGCGGCATGTTTAGAATCAAGCAGGCCATGGCCGTACCATATTCTGAGCTGTTGTAATCGAACCAACCGCCGCGACTGGTGCGCAATCCCAGAATAGTTCGTTTCAGTCGCTTGTACCAGGGCTCCCACTCAGAACCGCCGCGAAGCCAGAAGGCCTGAGCGGAATAATAGTGGGCGTAGAAGAAGAAATTGTTGCGCTCCAGCGAATTGTTCAGGGAAATATTGGCTAGCAGATAAGCGAAGGCTGACTCGATTTCGGAGCCTTCATAAACGCCCGCGCTGTACAACGCTACGATGGCTGCTGCAGTTAGCGGAAAACGACTTTCGCCGCCGCGGGTTTGATACATGAATCCACCGTCTGGATTTTGGCACTGACGCACATAGTGGATAGCGCGCTGGATCGTTTGTTGAGGTACGCCCAATCCCGCATTACGCGCCGCGCGCAACGCCATCATCTGGCAGACCGTTACCGATAGGTCAGCATCGTCCGGCGCCGGATTGTAGCGCCAGCCACCCTGTTTATTCTGAGTGTCTCGAATCAGCTTCACGGCGGCCGATAGCTTGGGACGGATATCCAGTTGGTTATCCATGCCTAACATTTCAGCCAAGAACAGCGTACCGAAGCCATGATCGTACATAGGACCGTGGCTGGTGTTGGCTCCAGAGCTTATAAAGCCACTGCCCTGAGCCTGCTGCAAGATGTACTGGCCAATACGTCGCACAGCTAAACCCGCTGCGCCAATTCCGGGGCGTACACCACGGCTGAGCATTGCCAGTCCAGCCAGTGCGCACACGCCAACCCACCTGCCCTGTTCGGCTGTCTGAAAACTTCCGTCGTCATTGTGTTGCGCCAGTAAATACTCCAGTCCACCACGCACCGCTTCGTCGACCGCCTGATCGTACAAATCGTCCAGGTCCCGCCGCGCAGAAAATTCTTGGCCGTACGCGAAACTGGCCGCCAACGGTGCACTGCACAGGCCCACCAGGTTGCGACCGATCCAGTTGCGCCGCGAGCTGATCACGGTGTGGGCTCCTGCGGCTGAAGCAAGGCCCGATAATAGGCTTCGAGCTGCTGACGATAGCTCGGCAAAAATTGATCGACCATGCGGGCTTCCAATTGCGAGCGCACCCGCTCAGGTAAGTGTCCCCAGACGCCGCGTTGCAATTGGCTCTGACTGGCAATGAGATTTTGGCCATCATCTGCCTTGATCGGGCGATTTCCTGTCGCCGCTGCGTTTGCCGCGCGATCTGCAGCGTGCGGCGACGGGCCCCCATCCACGGGCGAGGCTGGATCGTTCTGTCGTGCGGATTCGTCTGTCGACGATCGTCGCGATGACGTTGAGGCTATCGTGGAACTGTGTTGTTTCGAGGTTGACTCCGATTGGTTGGGCTGAATGCCTTCAAGGGCGGCGATTAGCTGGTCCAACCCGTCAATGATTTCCGTCTGAATGCGAACGGCCTCATTTCCAACTGGCCCTCGATTCATGGGTCCGATCAACGCCTGTAGCTGTCGGCGAATAGTCATTATCGCCAGCCCGGGGGCATCTGGGCTCGCGCCATCAGCCAGCCCCGGCTCGGCTGTAGGTTGCGGCGGCTGGCTCAGTTCCAGCAATCCTTCGACTAATCTTGATTCATCGTTTTGAGCTAAGCTCCTAGCGGGAACTGAGGGGTTGTGGTTCTGTCCGCTGGAGATTTGCGGTGCCAGGCAATCAATTGAAAGCACTAGCCAACCCAGTAGCCACGCCCGGCGGAAACTGTCTGCTCGTTCCCAAAATTTGATCCAGCAATTCATTGCGCGGCTCCGATACCAGAGGTCTTGTCTGGAGTCAAGCTGTCCAAGATTTCCTCAAATTGGGCAGCCAATTGTCGTTGCTGTCGGGAGATGTCGTCTTGATGTTGTTGACGTAAATCAGCGTCTTCTATTTTGTCCAGTTCGATGGTTCGGTTCCTGAGTTCAACCTGTAGGCCGCGAATGAGTTTCAGATTAACGATGGCTGGTGCGTGAACATTCGATGACTCGGAGCTATCAGAAGAGTCGTCACTCGATGATTCACTAGGGCCAGCCGCCGGAGCCGACGACAGCGCCTGGGCCAACAGCTTTAACTTTCGTAACGCCTCGTCGGCTGCGTCCGTCGCTTCCGGGCTGATGCGCAAACGCCTCGCAGCAGCTTGAGCCCGCGCTAGATCGCTATCGCTCTGCTGCAATGTCCAATCCAAGGTCGGCATGCTCTGAGCTACACTTCGCAACTGTTGCAATTCGTTACGAACCAACTGTTGCTGCTCCAGTAGCGGTGCCAGCAGAGACTGCAGCTGATCCAAGTTTTGGGTTCCCTGCGGGGTAACAGGTAGGGCATTGTAAGCGTCCGCTAGCGTTTGTTGTCGCTGGATGATGTCCATAAGACCCTGCACAAAATCTGACCAACGTTTTTCTGTCGTTTGCTGAGAGCCTCTGGCAGGCTGGTGGCCATCAGCTCGGCTAGCTGCTGTTTGCAACGACTGAGCAATTCGCTGTTGTAACTCCACAGCTTGACTTATTTGTTGCTCCAGTAAACGGCTGCCCGCGCTGCGCATGGCACTGACTGTTTGGTCGTCAGCCAGCGTGCCAGCGGCCTCAGCCAGTTGTTCGTGAAGCGCGGTGCTCTCAGAACCCAGCATCTGAGAATGCTGGGCTTGCGACAGCCAATCTTCTAATTGGCTAGCAACTTGCAACTGTTGCTCGCGCAATGCCGCCAACGGTTGAGCGGCATCAGTTAAGCGATGGCGAAGCGCATCCAACTGAATTTGCCGTGTTGCGTCAGCAATTGACTGCTGCTGTCCGGTCAACTGTGTCAATTGCTGACGCAACTGCTGGAGATCTTGCAGTTGCTGCGACTGATCGGCCAACGATTGCAGTAGCTGCAACGACTGCGATTGCGCGGTCTCTAATTCGTCGGCTGCAATTCGCCAATTCTCGGATTGTTGTGGATGGGAAGCGGATGACCAATTGGATTGCATGCTCGCGGCAACGGCCAGCGCCTGTTCAATGGTCTCCGCGCCGTGCTCAGCCATTTGTTGCTGAATCTGCTGCAAATTAGAGTATGTTTCCGAATGCTCTAGGCGATTGCGTTTTAGCAGCTCAAGTGCTTGGGCAACGTTCTGTGCAACGCTGGTGGAAGATTTGGAAAAGCGCTGTTGAATGCTCAATTGCAATTGCGCGATATTGGCAAGTGCAGTCGTCGATGGTTCTGGAGGAACCGCGCCCTGGGTCGCGTCGATCATCTGCTTAGCAATGTGCTGCGCGGAACGCTGTGCGGTCACCAGTTCGCCGAGCTGATTCGCGATTGCAGCTTGGCGCTGAGCGATCAATTCCAATTGCCGTTCCGGCGATGCGATCGTCACACGCTCGGCATGGCTGGATCCGACCTGTCCAAGCTGGTCGCGGGCTTCCAGTCTGACGGTTACACAGTCGTTCATTTGTAAGGTATGGCCGACACTGGCAAAGAGGCTCACCAAATCCAGTTCGGCTTGTAGCCCGCTATCGCCCGGATCGCTCAAGGCAAAGGGGATTTCGACGATTGTTTCAGGCTTGGATTCCAACGACAGTTGCGCTATGACTTGCGCAAGTCCCCAATCGTCGTTGGCGTGTCCAATCAACTCCAGGCTGGCTCCCAATGCCAGGCTGCTGAGCGGAAATGAATCGAGTGTTACGCTTGGAGCCGCGTCGGGAATAACTTCAATGGTCCAGCGTCCGCGTGAGTTGAGCACGTCACCTGATAAAGTTGTAAACATAAAAGTCCAACTGCAACTGTGGGGTATGGCTTGAGCCTGATGCTGCGAGTTACCCAGCGTTACGGATATCTGATCATCGGCCAAGTGTGCAACTAGCGGTTGGGTTGGAGCAGTCGAATCGGTGGATTGAACTGGTCGCAACTGCTGCAGGGCAACTGCTGTGAGCGGTTGACTGACGGTTCCGAAAAACCGCACCTGGCTGCCGGCCACTACTTTGAGACTATTGGCAATAACACTGTAGCTTGGATGATGTTCGGATGATGAAATGGAGGAACTTAGGGTCCGCAGCGCCGGCGAGCCACGCAAGTAGTCGGGCGGAAAAACTTCAAAGCGGTAATCGTTCCAGGTTGGCAATTGGGCGACACGGACCGTATGCCACGGCATCGCTTGATCTTCGCCGCCTACGGCGCGAATTTGGATGTCATGATGAACGGGAGGCAAAGTGGCACTAGCGAGTTGACCGTCTGATGTCGCCGGCAAGCGAAGCGGCGGCGCAGTGTTTGAGTCTAAATGCCGCACTTCAATGAACACCGACTGGGGTAACGGCGGATGAAGGTCGATGACTTGCAAGTCCAACACATCCCCACGCCCAACCGCAGTCGGTAAATCAATCAACTGCAACTGATCCAAGC belongs to Pirellulaceae bacterium and includes:
- a CDS encoding repressor LexA — its product is MNRLTSQQQAVYDYIRQNMVQRGYVPTVREIGQHLGIRSPNGIMCHLKALEKKGMIRRTANRSRAIELAEPLPGNQLSWQIQGRVAAGKVLMLSDSFQTFEPLSALSGGQLPFLLQITDDSYAQQRIAAGDMLVVHRSDAAQERTPQAGQWLVMQSPGTGECLLATIESSVAHRTVRPLSESPYTTDISHYQTVGVVVGVIRLLGVPS
- a CDS encoding NPCBM/NEW2 domain-containing protein; translation: MRTSIAVYSLLAGAIACCGLQLLTPLYAQNNSARRDTLHLANQIIADVTLVDHGEGQWLFQDALGSQIRTSALVRWGRWSGAVDQSAVWMTDGSWLVGSVGLVSSQWLRVDQPWLGAIEVPMSKVRAVVVAPPASMAEWLQWQQRLVDLQGEQDAVWLRNGNRLTGVIRWPEAATGDAAPRLSMHDSVQTVSIDWEEVQAVALSPVLAGQLSEKASGLQIGLDDGSLLKNVQLTRKAGKLELHYALLAKQWIIDEPHFFSHGLTYAARDAVPQVTLLSQAKPVSYRFLPDWELHYELGVHRTVAGLPIVIGRRRESGIIHDGLAMHSSSQVSYRWDGSPGQFLAEVRLAEPFSIGNRHGDAICRVLIARDGKLSEAGATTLTGRTANRLQLEGASNNDNTNQAYLDVDISLAQLVVLVVEKGQFSQWGDQVYWLNPRMVAR
- a CDS encoding terpene cyclase/mutase family protein, with product MISSRRNWIGRNLVGLCSAPLAASFAYGQEFSARRDLDDLYDQAVDEAVRGGLEYLLAQHNDDGSFQTAEQGRWVGVCALAGLAMLSRGVRPGIGAAGLAVRRIGQYILQQAQGSGFISSGANTSHGPMYDHGFGTLFLAEMLGMDNQLDIRPKLSAAVKLIRDTQNKQGGWRYNPAPDDADLSVTVCQMMALRAARNAGLGVPQQTIQRAIHYVRQCQNPDGGFMYQTRGGESRFPLTAAAIVALYSAGVYEGSEIESAFAYLLANISLNNSLERNNFFFYAHYYSAQAFWLRGGSEWEPWYKRLKRTILGLRTSRGGWFDYNSSEYGTAMACLILNMPRTVLPIFQR